A part of Thermus thermamylovorans genomic DNA contains:
- a CDS encoding DUF6710 family protein, giving the protein MNAKAILQMAERLAQKGDTGALKLLVRQASLPLLAEAMLGWTIGRKAQPFLEKVIPLEVLQELQARPALGNHVNVDLAEDTAISFPWSEERMEHVLSWLAPEPWSYDRINHYAYRYLPLGVVFFYNGLHSGAVGVLKREGQLQAKEVDLGPLYEAGLRIEWRRKGLFNGEEVPHAVLGSLAKPIPEVNHAMLLALGEVLHRHGICL; this is encoded by the coding sequence ATGAACGCAAAAGCGATCCTGCAGATGGCGGAAAGGCTGGCGCAGAAGGGCGACACGGGGGCCCTCAAGCTCCTGGTGCGCCAGGCGAGCCTGCCCCTGCTCGCCGAGGCGATGCTGGGGTGGACCATCGGGAGGAAGGCGCAACCCTTCCTGGAGAAGGTGATCCCCCTGGAGGTCCTGCAGGAGCTCCAGGCGAGACCCGCTCTGGGAAACCATGTGAACGTGGACCTCGCCGAGGACACGGCCATCTCCTTCCCCTGGAGCGAGGAGAGGATGGAGCACGTGCTCTCTTGGCTTGCTCCCGAGCCCTGGAGCTATGACCGGATCAACCACTACGCCTACCGCTACCTGCCCCTCGGGGTGGTCTTCTTCTACAACGGCCTCCACTCCGGGGCGGTGGGCGTCCTCAAGCGCGAGGGACAGCTACAGGCGAAGGAGGTGGACCTGGGGCCCCTCTACGAAGCGGGCCTCAGGATCGAGTGGCGGCGCAAAGGCCTCTTCAACGGGGAAGAGGTGCCCCACGCCGTCCTCGGAAGCCTGGCGAAGCCCATCCCCGAGGTGAACCACGCCATGCTCCTCGCCCTCGGAGAGGTGCTTCACAGGCACGGGATCTGCCTTTAG